The Thalassophryne amazonica chromosome 20, fThaAma1.1, whole genome shotgun sequence sequence TGCCCGGCGCCTCACTTTGTGTTCAGGTTACATGCAGTGTAAATAGCAAAGAAGTTGAACATGCCCCCAAAGCACTTGTGCACTGGACCTTAGTCCTGTGTGCTATACATCGTAAAGATAAGGCCCATgacaattaccgtattttccggaatataagtaatttttttttttttttttttttttacctgtttgggATGtcttgcgacttatactctgatgcaacttatatagtgaaaaatcacacattcattactATTAAAAGCATTAATTCCAAATGGCTATTTGTATAGgaatttcccaggaatcaaagtactaaacaaaataaattccagtACTGAAAGAATAAATTCTATGAGTttcaatacttggggtcaactatccTAAGTAatcgagagtgtggtagagaggtgaagaaaagagtgcaggcagggtggataaaggtagcaggagtgatttgtgacagaagaatagttgcaagagtgaaggggaaaagtctacaagacaacagtgagaccagctatgttgtacagcttggagacggtggcactaacaaaaagacaggggacagagctggaggtggcagagctaaagatgttgCTTTTCTCTTTGGgaatgacaagaatggacaggattaggaatgaacatatcaggtgggtcggtttggagacaaagtcagagaggcaagattgagatggtttggacatgtgcagaggagggatccagggtatataagccccatcacacttagcaagaatgtgcaggaacgagCCAGACACGGCAAATATAATCCAGATGCATTTGGGATGGAAAGAGGCATGTAGACTGTGGGCGGATCCCATCCAggctacctcatccacacctgcacgatggcatatAAAACATAGTttgacaacagtttagatgacacagactggtgTCAcacagccataaaaggcactgaagtctgcccgatgtccaaacgtctggatggcaaacatgggataGAGTGGGAGGCAGCACTGTGTCCTCCCTTTTCACAGGGCCTGACGGTACTGGACATCAGAGTACAACCAACTTATGgactggactcacgccatatgtgtcaacgCCGGCATCGGTGTGGTCCTCCCCTTCCCAGCGCTGACCTCACGTGCGTGTGCTTGCATGGAACAGATGCTGAAAtgatgaaatgatcactcagtgtgtctgtgtgtgtgtgttcataacggctgaatGAGGCACTAAGTGTGTGTGCGGGGCACATGCACCCCGTGCACAGGTGCGCTGCTGCTAGTCTCTGGACTCTATTTGCTGCTAAACATTGCtttgtgtgcgtgcacatgctGCTGtctgccactggacacctttgctgaaacttTGCTGGCGGTGGGCCACGCTTCCCATCAttcgtcagacgcagcctttccagcgatatttttttgctcacttcagcagcacagcgcaactctgtacaccgtgatgtcggttggtttatcacatgagatttatttttgctgtggttgtttgcagcacacagcagccaggtgagaggcttttcactgGTTCCTGGATCCTGTGCACCCTGCGCTGTGAAACAATCCTGGTcccatgctggaggtgagtttcatgtttaataatgttgtcatggcccaGCGATACAGTTCCACGTCGTATctactacagagtttagatggtgatcaagtaataatatgtatattacagcggtgagatccgttcagctccaagCCTCTGACGTGTGCTATCACGCATTACTGGGCAAGAGACCACAGGGAGGCACAGCTGCCCTGGTGtcacagatatgatgggcacaatattttgCATTATTTATCTTACCCATGGGAAGACATGGAAATGTATCTGTATCTGCGGCAGTGTGCGCTGCGCAGTGGCACACtgtactttcggtttgattgtgctCTGTTCACACCCACTGCACATGATGTATGTGTGCcatatacatgttattacatatcaacatttcctttgccgtcCCTGTCCGGGGTCCAGCGGAGGTGGACAGATGTGGCAcaacatgctggcaggctttgccatgaccgatcgatctcagagttCAATCAACCGCAAGCAAatcgtttcaaatgctgttatgatgccgtcagaatatgtaaactGCAATCAGATGGTGCAGAAACTGCACATATGTGCATCCCATCTCGACAGcgtcaagagtgttttgaactgtgcaacacactcagaacagccaagcaaatgggaccaaatatgtagactgttCAGAGACTGCTGTCTGTCcgtcttcagactgcacctcagTACTTCCCAGCTGTGGCTGAATGTGTCATTCTGACCCCATTCATCCTCAATTGGCATATGTGTGATGGGtattagggagaaggatgctgaggatggagccacaaggcaagaggagaagagggaggccaaagaggaggcttatggatgtgttgagaggacatgcaggtggttggtgtgacagagacagacacaaatcacagggtgagatggaaacgattgctctggtgtggtgacccctaatgggaacagccaaaagaagaagataaAGTACACTACACCAATGCagaaaaatcctaaattaaagagctgataatacagaaaaaaggtgcgacttatactatgGAAAAGTACCGTCTGAAATTGCAGCTTCTGCACACTCATTGAAAGAGGTAGAATCAGTATTTAAACACTACGGGTTGAAACATTTCTGCTTTTGTGCTTTTCCACAGTGACTGCGATCAGAAACCATGCTGTACAGTCACATGCTGCTTTCCGTCTACAGCCTCACCTTCCTGATGGGGGTTCCTGCAAATATCCTGGCATTCTGCACCTTCTGTTGCAAGGTGCGACGCAAGACCGCCCCAATAGACATCCTCCTGCTTAACCTCACTATCTCCGACCTAATCTTCCTTGCGTTCCTGCCGTTCAAAATGAAAGAGGCTTCGGACAACATGGTCTGGCTCTTGCCCTTCCCCCTGTGTCCACTCACCGGATTTGTGTTCTACGTCACAATTTACAACAGTACGCTGCTCCTCACAGCTGTGAGTGTGGAGCGCTACATGGGTGTGGCCCACCCCTTCAGGTATTCCTTGTATCGTAGGCCACATTACACTGTTCTGGTCTGCATCCTGATCTGGGTGGTGACTTCTCTGAACCTGAGCATCGTTTATATCATGCCTTACTTCCAATGGAACAATGGTGCAAACGTGAGCATCAACAATGGCAATGCCACCAGCAGCCCATCTCTGGTGCCAGACACCTGCTACCTGAATTTCACTAAGGACGAGCTCACAATCCTGCTACCGGTCCGCCTGGAGCTCTTCTTGGTACTCTTCTGTGTGCCCTTCATCATCTCCACTTTCTGCTATGTTAACTTCATCTGCATCCTGTCCCGTCTGCCAAAGATTAGTAGACGCCAGAGACTGCGAGCCATTGGCTTGGCCCTTGGCACGCTGCTTGTATTCGTCATCTGCTTTGGCCCCTACAATGCTTCCCATGTGGTGGGGTTTGTCCATCAGGAGAGTCATGAGTGGAGGCACATTACATTGCTATCCAGTACTTTCAATGCCTGCCTGGATCCTTTTATCTTCTACTTTTTGTCAGCAGCCGTTAGGAGAATGTTAAAGCAGTGTTTGAAGAACATCAGTGCCAAGTTGCACATCCTGAAATGCAGAAGCATCCACGGCTGTCTGTCCCAAAAATCCCCCAGGATTGACAAGTACAAGGAAGAAGCCTTGCCTTAATATGGACATAATGAaagtaattatttttttaaattagtgGTCCTCAACCGGGTCCTCAAGAACCACGAGTCTGACATATTTTGAACATCTTCCTGCTCCACTGGGGTCAAAAGACATCTGAAGTTATGAAGTGGACTTACTGCTGCTCATATGTTTGCACAAAGAAAAAGGCCCAAGTTGTCAAAATTCTGATCTGTATGCATCATCTAAGCATCATCTGCATCACTATGAGTACATGGAGCATTTTCCCTGAACACGATCCAAGATGCAGGTGTCTCGTTATTGAGGACCACAAGGACTGGCCCAAGCTAAGGGCACACATTTAGTTACATTTGGGAGATAAAGGATTACCCAGCAAAGAGGTGGATTCGGTAACATGTAGCACCAGGTCATGCTCCTACATGTGACCTGCTCACCTACTGACGGCCACAACTGACTGAGTTAATTAACTGTAGGTATCGAATGTGAAAATGAAAAATGTGCAGTATTGACGGTCTCCAATGGTCAGGATTGAGAattactttaataataataaatgtgataCAGTACACATACACTGAGTTCTAAATGGTAAAAACTGTTTTAACTTAAAAGTTTTAAGTTGACTGAACATGAAAAGATAAATTGAGGTAACTTTTATAATGATTCAACAAAACAACCAACCCAGTATCATGTTTTCTTGTCATAGTCATGAATGACTCTGGATTTATGCTAAGCTACACCTCacaatcactcatcttcaaccgcttactccaattagggttgcaggggggctggagcttatcccagcagtcatagcgtgTGAGGCAGAGCACAtcctagacaggacgccagttgtctcagggccacatatagacaaacatacacattcacacccacacgcaatttaaagtttccagtccacctaacctgtgtgtctttggatctgGGAGGAAGCttgagcacccggagagaacccacgcaaacacggggagaacacacaaactccacacagaaaggccacaggtaggaatcaaacccatgaccttcttgcagtgaggcaacagtgctaaccactaagccaccatgctgcctgctaAGGTACACCttttccaggaaaaaaaaaaaaaactatgtataCATAAAAAGAGCTCCAcggtacaaaaaaacaaacataaagcaGGTGCACATGTGGCTTCAAGCCAGAATTTCTTGTGAGATATATGTGCACTACCGGTGCACTACTCTACTGTTACTTTAAATTGTTACAGAGTTTACATCAAATTATCAAGTACAGTCAAC is a genomic window containing:
- the LOC117501483 gene encoding free fatty acid receptor 3-like; translation: MIKQSASRRRLVLLVCRASETTATQRWTTSLTFLMGVPANILAFCTFCCKVRRKTAPIDILLLNLTISDLIFLAFLPFKMKEASDNMVWLLPFPLCPLTGFVFYVTIYNSTLLLTAVSVERYMGVAHPFRYSLYRRPHYTVLVCILIWVVTSLNLSIVYIMPYFQWNNGANVSINNGNATSSPSLVPDTCYLNFTKDELTILLPVRLELFLVLFCVPFIISTFCYVNFICILSRLPKISRRQRLRAIGLALGTLLVFVICFGPYNASHVVGFVHQESHEWRHITLLSSTFNACLDPFIFYFLSAAVRRMLKQCLKNISAKLHILKCRSIHGCLSQKSPRIDKYKEEALP